Proteins found in one Mytilus edulis chromosome 2, xbMytEdul2.2, whole genome shotgun sequence genomic segment:
- the LOC139511126 gene encoding uncharacterized protein: MIFNLFSVQSDEFKPVIEKGNATFAKFSNISKQFDYEFMTDGTNKSEVDQIWTNLDEFNLMNFDIDASIDVLYKFDHIPPVPAYIRVLQFGIVDAYVLVVHHKLIKGVETEVSRDTFTCPQPSNYNPIANTVLECRMNNGTNVFQADSGDRYVLTFTVCTGGYRELINTDNNQLQAIEIYDGISSQQNTEYRFDYDKPVHCQESSSCSSGEVPLQLEEDITRVQLHVFIKFHLSMLSMWFVLFIPWFSMLCHVYYCLSVCLFHF; the protein is encoded by the exons ttttaatttgttttcagtACAGAGCGATGAATTCAAACCTGTGATAGAGAAAGGCAATGCGACCTTTGCTAAGTTCAGTAATATATCAAAACAATTTGACTATGAGTTTATGACTGATGGAACAAACAAATCAGAAGTTGACCAGATTTGGACTAATTTAGATGAATTTAACTTAATGAATTTTGACATTGATGCCTCCATAGATGTCCTGTATAAATTTGATCATATTCCACCTGTTCCGGCCTACATTAGGGTCCTGCAGTTTGGAATCGTTGATGCGTATGTGTTAGTAGTTCATCATAAACTTATCAAAG GTGTAGAAACGGAAGTAAGCAGAGATACGTTTACTTGTCCCCAGCCTTCAAACTACAATCCAATAGCTAATACAGTGCTAGAATGTAGGATGAATAATGGTACCAATGTATTCCAGGCGGATTCAGGGGACAG GTACGTCCTGACCTTCACAGTATGTACAGGCGGTTACAGAGAACTTATCAATACAGACAATAACCAACTGCAAGCTATTGAGATATATGATGGGATTAGTTCTCAGCAGAATACGGAGTACCGGTTTGACTACGATAAGCCAGTTCACTGTCAAGAATCTAGCTCTTGCTCTTCTGGTGAAGTTCCACTTCAGCTAGAAGAGGATATAACTAGGGtacaactacatgtatttataaagttCCACTTAAGTATGTTAAGTatgtggttcgtgttgtttattccttggttttctatgttgtgtcatgtgtactattgtttgtctgtttgtctttttcatttttag